In Gammaproteobacteria bacterium, the genomic stretch GATTGTGTCTCGGACTCAATTTTCGAGGATACCGTGGCGATCCGGCGCGCCGCCGCCGCTAGTAAGCCGATGTCGCTTTGTGGCTTAAAAAACAGATCAGTATTGGTAAGCCCAAGGGCGCGTAAGTCATCGGGAATGACGTAACCCGCCGAACCAGTATGAATCAAAAAACGCAAGCCTGGATTTAACTGCGCCAGAATGCGAATCGCAGTGTTACCATCTATTCCCGTCAAACGCATGTCCATTATACATACATCGCAGAGCATCCCCTGACGCACTGCCTCTATTGCGGATTCAGCGGAACCCATGGTTATTACTTCCATATTTTCGTCTTCGAGATAGGCGCGCACTCCATCAGCCACGGAAGTCTCATCGTCAACTACCAGTATGTGCAAATTCACGGATCTGCTTCCTAAAAAGAGCACATAAGTGTTTATGCGCAAAATTAAAGATAATTCG encodes the following:
- a CDS encoding Response regulator produces the protein MNLHILVVDDETSVADGVRAYLEDENMEVITMGSAESAIEAVRQGMLCDVCIMDMRLTGIDGNTAIRILAQLNPGLRFLIHTGSAGYVIPDDLRALGLTNTDLFFKPQSDIGLLAAAARRIATVSSKIESETQSTIPS